A genome region from Cohaesibacter gelatinilyticus includes the following:
- a CDS encoding vWA domain-containing protein — MRVNLYPTHEPDIGELLTWRLTQFVRLLRDNGFSIGPSDSEQAIGLFSDQPELLGKHAFRQSLQILFCNRATELERFDEIFDAYWLGKASLKATIWRDVSLAAQSVVEKNTQGDGIAGPQQGLAHYFEWREAQNDNAESDEQSEQDTNAAKLGGASGQSNRQSADFGKVKDEEEADELLALAARLGKRLHYRLSRRKSIANKGMQIDLRKSMRQALASDGIPLQLAKKKRKKPPVKLVIFVDVSGSMDAYSIFFAQFMLALLQEAKQANAFLFNTRLVPVSTRFHKANAKVLTDKLSLLGRDWSGGTRIGEILAVFNEQYAKQLASKRTIFLMMTDGFDAGGTADLDRQLSQLKRSCKKFIWLNPMLGRDCYAPEARGASKLMAHADLALPVHNLKSLAAIEKVLIHDC, encoded by the coding sequence ATGCGCGTAAATCTGTATCCCACCCATGAGCCTGATATTGGAGAATTGCTCACCTGGCGGTTGACGCAGTTTGTACGGTTGTTGCGTGACAATGGTTTTTCCATCGGGCCAAGTGATAGCGAACAGGCGATAGGGCTCTTCTCTGATCAGCCAGAGCTTTTGGGAAAGCATGCCTTTCGTCAGAGTTTGCAAATTCTCTTTTGCAATCGGGCCACTGAGCTTGAGCGTTTTGATGAAATCTTTGATGCCTACTGGCTTGGCAAAGCCAGCCTCAAAGCAACCATCTGGCGTGATGTTTCCCTGGCCGCACAGAGCGTGGTGGAGAAAAATACCCAAGGGGATGGCATCGCCGGTCCGCAGCAGGGATTGGCGCATTACTTCGAATGGCGCGAGGCACAAAACGATAATGCGGAATCTGATGAACAAAGCGAGCAGGATACCAATGCTGCCAAGTTAGGTGGTGCTTCAGGCCAGAGTAATCGTCAATCGGCCGATTTTGGCAAAGTAAAAGATGAAGAAGAAGCTGATGAGCTGTTAGCGCTGGCTGCAAGGCTCGGCAAACGGCTGCATTATCGTCTTTCACGCCGCAAGAGCATCGCAAATAAAGGGATGCAGATTGATCTTCGCAAAAGCATGCGTCAAGCCTTGGCGAGCGATGGCATTCCACTGCAGCTTGCGAAAAAGAAACGCAAGAAGCCACCGGTCAAGTTGGTGATCTTCGTTGATGTTTCTGGCTCTATGGATGCCTATTCCATCTTCTTCGCCCAATTCATGCTGGCGCTGTTGCAAGAGGCCAAACAGGCCAATGCCTTCTTGTTCAATACCCGGCTGGTACCGGTCTCAACCCGTTTTCACAAAGCCAATGCCAAGGTGCTGACGGATAAGCTCAGTTTATTGGGGCGTGATTGGTCTGGAGGTACCAGGATCGGCGAGATACTGGCCGTTTTCAATGAGCAATATGCAAAGCAGTTGGCCAGCAAACGTACCATTTTCCTGATGATGACTGACGGTTTTGACGCCGGTGGTACGGCTGATCTTGATCGGCAGCTCAGCCAACTCAAACGCAGCTGCAAGAAATTTATCTGGTTGAATCCAATGCTGGGGCGTGACTGCTATGCGCCCGAGGCACGCGGAGCCTCAAAACTGATGGCTCATGCGGATCTGGCGCTTCCCGTTCACAATCTGAAATCCCTTGCTGCTATCGAGAAAGTTCTGATCCATGACTGTTAA
- a CDS encoding AAA family ATPase yields MTSAKDYQQLLASAGYVADGRLSLALSMASMLERPLLLEGEAGVGKTFVAQSIAKAMDRALIRLQCYEGLDAQQTIYEWNYQRQMLAISLAGKQGTSLQEADLFSQDYLIERPLLEAIRQPEPPVLLIDEVDRADEEFEAFLLEILSDFQVTIPELGPLPAITKPLVIITSNGVRDISDALRRRCLFHHIDFPDIATELRIIQTRLPDCNIKLAQGVASFVAALRNEDLIKVPGVAETLDWTAALIGLEIEDLADDLEQSYQALVCLLKTRVDQEQIPFPVYERLVAGASCA; encoded by the coding sequence ATGACTTCTGCTAAGGATTATCAGCAGCTGCTGGCCTCTGCTGGCTATGTGGCTGATGGGCGGCTGTCGCTCGCGCTCTCCATGGCCAGCATGCTGGAGCGTCCTCTTCTCCTGGAAGGGGAAGCTGGCGTGGGCAAGACCTTCGTCGCCCAGTCTATTGCCAAGGCGATGGATCGTGCCCTGATCCGACTGCAATGTTATGAAGGGCTGGATGCTCAACAGACGATTTATGAATGGAACTATCAGCGTCAGATGCTAGCTATTTCCCTTGCTGGAAAGCAAGGAACCAGTCTCCAAGAAGCTGATCTGTTTTCGCAAGATTATCTGATTGAGCGACCTTTGCTGGAAGCCATTCGCCAGCCTGAGCCACCCGTGTTGCTGATCGATGAAGTGGACCGAGCAGACGAGGAATTCGAAGCATTCCTTTTGGAGATCCTGTCTGACTTTCAGGTAACGATCCCCGAACTTGGTCCCCTTCCTGCGATCACCAAACCGCTTGTAATCATCACGTCGAATGGTGTGCGGGACATATCGGATGCATTGCGTCGTCGCTGTTTGTTTCATCACATCGACTTTCCTGATATCGCAACTGAGCTGCGCATCATTCAAACACGACTTCCAGACTGCAATATCAAGCTTGCACAAGGGGTAGCCTCCTTTGTTGCGGCCTTGCGCAACGAAGATTTGATCAAAGTTCCCGGTGTTGCAGAGACGTTGGATTGGACTGCAGCTCTGATCGGGCTGGAGATTGAAGATCTGGCGGATGATCTCGAGCAATCCTACCAGGCGCTGGTTTGCCTCTTGAAGACACGGGTAGATCAGGAACAGATTCCTTTCCCGGTCTATGAACGACTGGTGGCAGGTGCATCATGCGCGTAA
- a CDS encoding XdhC family protein yields the protein MTVNASFSCLTSQDQVVQLEADFVASRTSYVRITVIRVDGTAASRAGDRYLATCEGELLGFTGGGCIRSAVKKAVLEVLESGETKLVHAVPKAKADQPDDGRGVQRVVNHCPSQGELEFFVEPVFAKPAIALFGQSHLAHILKELCAFAGFSPVIQEDGEAGKIGRYALIATMGQGDLNALKGALTAGYERIFFVASDKKANHLMTKLAEEFEPSQIARIISPAGLKIGAQSPEEIAISIVSQLIEHRRLKEKDGEQ from the coding sequence ATGACTGTTAATGCCTCATTCTCCTGCCTTACATCGCAGGATCAGGTCGTGCAATTGGAAGCAGATTTCGTTGCATCAAGGACGTCATATGTTCGGATCACAGTGATCCGAGTGGATGGCACGGCAGCCTCCCGAGCAGGAGATCGCTATCTTGCGACCTGTGAGGGAGAATTGCTCGGTTTTACCGGTGGGGGCTGCATCCGCTCGGCGGTGAAAAAGGCAGTCCTTGAGGTGTTGGAAAGTGGTGAGACCAAACTGGTTCACGCTGTGCCAAAAGCAAAAGCCGATCAACCGGATGATGGCAGAGGGGTACAGCGGGTTGTCAATCATTGCCCAAGCCAGGGTGAGTTGGAATTCTTTGTTGAACCGGTCTTCGCCAAGCCTGCAATTGCACTATTCGGTCAATCGCATCTCGCTCACATCTTGAAGGAATTATGCGCCTTTGCCGGTTTCAGTCCGGTGATACAGGAAGATGGTGAAGCCGGGAAAATCGGCCGCTATGCTCTCATTGCCACCATGGGACAGGGAGATCTGAATGCGCTGAAAGGTGCCCTTACCGCGGGATATGAGCGTATTTTCTTTGTGGCAAGCGACAAGAAAGCCAATCACCTCATGACCAAATTGGCTGAGGAGTTCGAGCCCTCCCAGATTGCAAGGATTATATCTCCGGCGGGGCTGAAAATCGGGGCGCAAAGCCCGGAAGAAATCGCCATTTCCATTGTTTCGCAATTGATCGAACATCGCCGTCTCAAAGAGAAGGATGGCGAGCAATGA